From Rhodothermales bacterium, a single genomic window includes:
- a CDS encoding PorV/PorQ family protein: protein MKRSLFYSMLLAALMVVVPSSFAQTVTPDTEVNTEKLGQTGMKFLTTSLDARATGLGGAVTADESFANSMALFYNPATMARMTGTFSVGFGITQFIADINYNAFSAAFQPQGGNYGVFGFSVMSVDYGDIIQTIRSDTEAGYSDVGTFSPSGLAVGLGYARSFTDRFSVGAQFKLATQDFGSQLINTGGEDRNFDVSTVAVDFGVLYNTGFRSLVLGMSARNFSRELTYVAQSFELPLTFQIGLAMDLIDFTSLDPNMHSFQFSVEAQRPRDFQEHLHVGGEYTFMNLLSLRAGLAQAFVQDEEQGISLGAGLNFDVSNINLRADYAYTDFGVFDSVNRFSLSLGF from the coding sequence ATGAAGAGAAGTTTATTTTACTCCATGCTTCTGGCTGCGCTCATGGTGGTGGTTCCCTCATCGTTTGCGCAGACAGTGACCCCCGATACGGAGGTCAATACGGAAAAGCTGGGCCAGACAGGCATGAAGTTCCTCACCACCTCACTCGACGCACGGGCCACGGGCCTGGGTGGCGCGGTGACGGCGGATGAGAGCTTCGCCAACTCGATGGCCCTGTTCTACAACCCGGCCACCATGGCGCGGATGACCGGCACGTTCAGCGTGGGCTTCGGCATCACGCAGTTCATCGCCGACATCAACTACAACGCGTTCAGCGCGGCCTTCCAGCCCCAGGGCGGCAACTATGGCGTCTTCGGTTTCAGCGTGATGAGCGTCGACTACGGCGATATCATCCAGACGATCCGCAGCGACACGGAAGCCGGCTACAGCGACGTCGGGACGTTCTCCCCCTCCGGCCTCGCGGTCGGTCTGGGTTACGCCCGTTCGTTTACGGACCGGTTCTCGGTCGGCGCCCAGTTCAAGCTGGCCACGCAGGACTTCGGATCGCAGCTCATCAATACGGGCGGTGAAGACCGCAACTTTGACGTGAGCACGGTCGCCGTCGACTTCGGCGTGCTGTACAACACGGGCTTCCGCAGCCTGGTGCTCGGCATGAGCGCTCGGAACTTCTCTCGTGAACTCACCTACGTCGCCCAGAGCTTCGAGCTTCCGCTGACGTTCCAGATCGGTCTCGCGATGGATCTGATCGATTTCACGAGCCTCGATCCGAACATGCACAGCTTCCAGTTCAGCGTCGAAGCACAGCGTCCGCGTGACTTCCAGGAGCACCTCCATGTCGGTGGCGAGTACACCTTCATGAACCTGCTCTCGCTGCGCGCCGGCCTGGCTCAGGCGTTCGTTCAGGACGAAGAACAGGGCATCAGCCTCGGCGCTGGCCTCAACTTCGACGTGTCGAACATCAACCTGCGCGCCGACTACGCCTACACCGACTTCGGTGTGTTCGATAGCGTGAACCGCTTCTCGCTGTCGCTCGGCTTCTAA
- a CDS encoding CRTAC1 family protein produces MRFVRGLALFAAVLSGCSAPDPAPPSSRTADSGAPIVWTDVTADAGLGAFRHQTGAVGNKWYPEPMGGGGGFIDYDGDGWQDIVLAGGGNWEADPARQPQSLFLYRNQGDGTFAEVTEAAGLRDAVAYTIGVAVADYDNDGDEDLFVTNLRKNLFFRNDGGRFTDITEAAGLSDEAVWSSSAMFFDANKDGWLDLYVGNYVDWTPETDIFCPPGGTVKLYCIPSAYTGIQSRLFINDGDGTFTDVTEPAGIAPSLGKALGVAELDYNRDGWSDIVVVNDGEGDLLYRNNQDGTFTELGARSGLAFSEHGEARAGMGVDAGVVDSSGMVSVFVGNFSEEMVGVYRYLGNESFLDRSAVSRIGYPSLLILTFGVMLFDADYDTDLDLFLANGHVYPDRIAQNDKVTYRQASQLYMNRGDGVFDLYEPTSGVLTQQMVARAIVLADYDRDGDQDILLTENGGPVHLWRNDREDPPFLRVVLRGRQGNRDAIGAEVTAVVDGLRMIRRVRSGSSYLASSEKAVNFGLGRHATVDTLQIVWPSGQTTVATEVPGRQAIQFVEGQPGYTTVPLPGRLP; encoded by the coding sequence ATGCGTTTCGTTCGTGGACTCGCGCTCTTCGCCGCAGTGCTCTCCGGCTGTTCGGCGCCGGATCCCGCCCCCCCGTCGTCCCGGACGGCGGACTCCGGGGCCCCGATCGTGTGGACCGACGTCACCGCCGATGCCGGCCTAGGCGCCTTCCGCCACCAGACCGGTGCCGTCGGCAACAAATGGTATCCGGAACCGATGGGCGGCGGCGGCGGATTTATCGACTATGACGGCGACGGGTGGCAGGACATCGTCCTCGCCGGCGGCGGCAACTGGGAAGCCGATCCGGCCAGGCAGCCGCAGTCGCTCTTCCTCTACCGCAATCAGGGCGACGGCACCTTTGCCGAGGTCACGGAAGCAGCCGGCCTGCGCGACGCCGTCGCCTACACCATCGGCGTCGCCGTGGCCGACTACGACAACGACGGCGACGAAGACCTGTTTGTGACGAATCTGCGCAAGAACCTCTTTTTCCGGAACGACGGGGGCCGCTTTACCGACATCACCGAGGCGGCCGGGCTTTCCGACGAGGCCGTCTGGAGCAGCTCCGCCATGTTCTTCGACGCCAACAAGGACGGCTGGCTCGATCTCTATGTGGGCAATTACGTAGACTGGACGCCCGAAACCGACATCTTCTGTCCTCCCGGCGGCACGGTCAAGCTCTACTGCATCCCCTCCGCATACACCGGCATCCAGAGCCGGCTGTTTATCAACGATGGCGACGGCACGTTCACCGACGTCACCGAACCGGCCGGCATCGCCCCGTCGCTCGGCAAGGCCCTCGGTGTCGCCGAACTCGACTACAACCGGGATGGATGGTCGGATATCGTGGTCGTCAACGACGGCGAAGGCGACTTGCTGTATCGCAATAACCAGGACGGGACGTTTACCGAACTGGGCGCTCGCAGCGGCCTCGCGTTTAGCGAACACGGCGAGGCGCGGGCCGGCATGGGCGTCGATGCCGGCGTGGTCGACAGCTCCGGCATGGTGAGCGTCTTCGTCGGCAACTTCTCCGAAGAGATGGTCGGCGTGTACCGGTACCTCGGCAACGAGTCGTTCCTCGACCGTTCGGCCGTCTCTCGCATCGGGTACCCGAGCCTGCTCATCCTGACGTTCGGTGTCATGCTCTTCGATGCGGACTACGACACCGACCTCGATCTTTTCCTCGCGAACGGCCACGTCTACCCGGATCGTATCGCGCAAAATGACAAGGTGACCTATCGACAGGCATCCCAGCTCTATATGAATCGCGGGGACGGCGTGTTCGATCTGTACGAACCAACGAGCGGCGTCCTTACACAGCAGATGGTGGCGCGAGCCATCGTGCTGGCCGATTACGATCGCGATGGAGACCAGGACATCCTGCTCACCGAAAATGGCGGTCCGGTCCATCTCTGGCGCAACGATCGCGAGGACCCGCCGTTTCTGCGGGTCGTGCTTCGGGGTCGGCAGGGCAATCGGGATGCCATCGGCGCGGAGGTCACGGCCGTCGTCGATGGGTTGCGGATGATCCGGCGCGTGCGGAGCGGTTCGAGTTATCTGGCCAGTTCGGAAAAGGCGGTCAATTTCGGACTCGGCCGGCATGCCACCGTGGATACGCTGCAGATCGTCTGGCCGTCCGGCCAGACCACAGTCGCGACCGAAGTGCCAGGCCGGCAGGCCATTCAGTTCGTCGAAGGCCAACCCGGCTATACGACCGTGCCGCTTCCCGGGCGGCTGCCATGA
- a CDS encoding CRTAC1 family protein: MRCRIYHILVGAALALAGCGGSEPEPEMTAKAPYVDVTEAAGLSAFRHETGGYGQSLMPEIVGGGGGFIDYDGDGWPDVLLVQGGIWPHHETRVVQAVRLYRNLRDGRFAEVTDEAGLAGVTAYAFGVAVADTDNDGDEDFLVTTLHRNLFFRNEGGRFVEASKDAGLADGSVWSTSAAFLDADRDGWADLYVGNYVDWTPETDLRCMHKGKKVFCTPQEYTGRASQYYHNNGDGTFTNRTREAGFLAGVDTTLDKTLGVAVLDFNEDGWPDITTGNDTENDFLYVNQGDGTFRESGLQSGVAVSQHGTPRAGMGVDAGVVDSSGNVTIFVGNFSEESVSVFRYQGNEQFEDRSAISRLAYPSNLNVTFGLALLDVDLDTDLDLLTANGHVLTHINEVSQAIQFRQPAQLFLNRGNGTFDEYRAAEGPLTARMVARGLAYADYDRDGDVDVLLVENGGPAHLWRNETDAGRYLRVRLIGQRSTRDGLDAQVTAYVPGLAMGRWVRSGGSFLSSSEKWVTFGLGAHDRVDSLRVVWPSGVVDRFMNVAAGQELVIREGNPTFESSAR, from the coding sequence ATGAGATGCCGCATCTACCATATCCTGGTTGGGGCCGCGCTGGCCCTCGCCGGCTGCGGCGGGAGCGAGCCCGAGCCTGAGATGACCGCGAAGGCCCCGTATGTCGACGTGACGGAAGCGGCCGGGCTGTCGGCGTTCCGCCACGAGACCGGCGGCTACGGCCAGAGCTTGATGCCGGAAATCGTGGGCGGCGGCGGTGGATTCATCGATTACGACGGGGATGGGTGGCCGGACGTGCTGCTGGTGCAGGGTGGCATCTGGCCGCACCACGAAACGCGCGTCGTGCAGGCCGTCCGGCTCTACCGCAACCTGCGCGATGGGCGCTTTGCGGAAGTCACCGACGAGGCCGGCCTCGCCGGCGTGACGGCGTATGCCTTCGGCGTCGCCGTGGCCGATACGGACAATGACGGCGACGAGGATTTCCTGGTCACGACGCTGCATCGCAACCTGTTTTTCCGGAACGAAGGCGGTCGGTTCGTCGAGGCATCGAAAGACGCAGGGCTCGCGGATGGGTCGGTATGGAGCACATCGGCCGCTTTTCTGGACGCCGATCGCGACGGATGGGCGGATCTGTATGTCGGCAACTACGTCGACTGGACGCCCGAAACCGATCTGCGCTGCATGCACAAGGGGAAGAAGGTGTTCTGCACGCCGCAGGAATACACCGGCCGCGCCAGCCAGTATTACCATAACAACGGTGACGGCACCTTCACGAACCGGACCCGCGAGGCCGGCTTTCTGGCCGGCGTGGATACGACGCTCGACAAGACGCTGGGGGTCGCCGTGCTGGACTTCAACGAGGACGGCTGGCCGGACATTACGACGGGCAACGACACGGAGAACGACTTTCTGTATGTAAACCAGGGGGATGGGACCTTCCGCGAGTCCGGCTTGCAGAGCGGCGTCGCGGTGAGCCAGCACGGGACGCCCCGGGCGGGCATGGGCGTCGACGCCGGCGTGGTCGATAGCAGCGGGAATGTCACCATCTTCGTCGGCAATTTTTCGGAGGAGTCCGTCAGCGTCTTCCGGTATCAGGGCAACGAGCAGTTCGAGGACCGGTCGGCGATATCGCGGCTGGCGTATCCGAGCAACCTGAACGTCACGTTCGGGCTGGCGCTGCTCGACGTAGATCTCGACACGGATCTGGATCTCCTCACGGCCAACGGGCACGTGCTGACCCACATCAACGAGGTCTCCCAGGCAATTCAGTTTCGCCAGCCGGCCCAGCTTTTCCTCAATCGAGGCAACGGCACGTTCGACGAATACCGCGCTGCCGAAGGGCCCCTCACGGCCCGCATGGTCGCCCGCGGGCTGGCGTATGCCGACTACGACCGCGACGGGGACGTGGATGTCCTGCTGGTCGAAAACGGAGGACCCGCCCATCTCTGGCGCAACGAAACGGATGCCGGCCGGTACCTGCGGGTACGGCTCATCGGGCAGCGCAGCACCCGCGACGGGCTGGACGCGCAGGTCACGGCGTACGTGCCGGGGCTGGCGATGGGGCGGTGGGTCCGGAGCGGCGGCAGCTTTTTATCCAGTTCCGAGAAATGGGTGACCTTCGGGCTCGGAGCCCACGACCGCGTGGATTCCCTGCGCGTCGTCTGGCCCAGCGGCGTGGTGGATAGGTTTATGAACGTCGCGGCCGGCCAGGAACTGGTCATCCGGGAAGGGAACCCTACCTTTGAATCTTCAGCACGATAA
- a CDS encoding tetratricopeptide repeat protein has protein sequence MNGMRWAAGMVLAGMLVLGGCARDEATELTRTERLRLKIDPHVGQLMARSQAAFAQNNFNLALALTDSVIAVEPVLADPYFMRGRIFSRLNLPEQALESYHAVLNLDPEYRGAWYDMGLIAFKGGRLREAVEFMQNEESLDPTDFLYLEMGKIYARLGEPDSARMAYEKAIDLNPGNASAHMWFGQLLEETGDLDAALEQSLEGARIKPNDPEYEYIIGSLYFRKGDNEKAVEYLKPVADELPWHQGAHYNLGQALLRLGREKEAQPYLERADAAQQMQQAVNDAQAAVETDPDDRDKWVHLSEVLWKVDQKDKAVEAYSVALSIDPANFAMQTNLANMLVQKGDVEAGISRYHAILRIKPEMVDTWYNLGVAYANEKMYADARKSWEKALEYDAGNRKLRDALKQLAELEKAQ, from the coding sequence ATGAATGGAATGCGTTGGGCAGCCGGCATGGTGCTGGCAGGGATGCTCGTGCTCGGCGGGTGCGCGCGCGACGAGGCCACCGAGTTGACGCGTACCGAACGGCTCCGCCTCAAGATCGACCCCCATGTGGGGCAGCTGATGGCGAGGAGCCAGGCCGCGTTCGCGCAGAACAATTTCAACCTGGCGCTGGCGCTGACGGACAGCGTCATCGCCGTCGAGCCCGTCCTCGCCGACCCGTACTTCATGCGCGGCCGCATCTTTTCGCGGCTCAATCTGCCGGAACAGGCCCTTGAATCCTATCACGCCGTGCTCAACCTCGACCCGGAGTACCGCGGCGCGTGGTACGACATGGGGCTGATCGCCTTCAAGGGAGGCCGGCTCCGCGAGGCCGTGGAGTTCATGCAGAACGAGGAGTCGCTCGATCCGACCGATTTTCTCTATCTCGAGATGGGCAAGATCTACGCGCGCCTCGGCGAACCGGACAGCGCACGCATGGCCTATGAAAAGGCGATCGACCTGAACCCGGGCAACGCGTCCGCGCACATGTGGTTCGGCCAGCTGCTCGAAGAAACCGGCGACCTGGACGCCGCGCTCGAGCAGTCCCTCGAAGGCGCCCGCATCAAACCCAACGATCCGGAATACGAATACATCATCGGATCGCTCTATTTCCGGAAGGGCGACAACGAAAAGGCGGTCGAATACCTGAAGCCGGTCGCGGACGAGCTGCCGTGGCATCAGGGCGCCCATTACAACCTGGGCCAGGCGTTGCTGCGGCTCGGGCGCGAGAAGGAGGCGCAACCTTATCTAGAACGCGCCGATGCGGCGCAGCAAATGCAGCAGGCCGTCAACGATGCGCAGGCGGCGGTCGAGACCGATCCCGACGATCGTGACAAATGGGTGCACCTGTCCGAAGTGCTCTGGAAGGTGGATCAGAAAGACAAAGCCGTCGAAGCCTACAGCGTGGCCCTCAGCATCGACCCCGCCAACTTTGCGATGCAGACCAATTTGGCCAACATGCTGGTGCAGAAGGGAGACGTTGAAGCCGGCATCAGCCGGTACCACGCCATCCTCCGCATCAAGCCCGAGATGGTCGATACCTGGTACAACCTGGGCGTCGCCTACGCCAATGAGAAGATGTACGCCGATGCCCGCAAGAGCTGGGAGAAGGCGCTGGAATACGACGCCGGCAACCGGAAGCTCAGGGATGCGCTCAAACAGCTCGCCGAACTCGAAAAAGCGCAATAA